The Anolis carolinensis isolate JA03-04 chromosome 1, rAnoCar3.1.pri, whole genome shotgun sequence genome window below encodes:
- the LOC100560616 gene encoding transmembrane channel-like protein 6, translated as MHLLSVSLGLLCYHWLSQEVTSSKIQCWETFVGQELYRLVVMDFIFTLLDTFFGDLMWRVILEKKLQRKQRPEFDIARNVLELIYGQSLTWLGVFFAPLLLAVLILKLLLLFYIKEASLKRNCQSPNKPWHASHMDTVLITLLCFPTFLGASIFLSYTIWAVKPSEMCGPFQIFETIYDSGKTWIVDLEQSCPNLTWFTWIQQHLIQNSFFLFLISGILLAVIYLNIQVVKGQRRIITLQMILDG; from the coding sequence TAAGTCTAGGCCTGCTCTGTTACCACTGGCTGAGTCAGGAAGTGACCTCTTCAAAGATTCAGTGCTGGGAGACCTTTGTAGGGCAGGAGCTCTATCGCTTGGTGGTGATGGATTTCATTTTCACCCTCTTGGACACTTTCTTTGGAGATCTGATGTGGAGAGTGATTTTAGAGAAGAAGCTGCAACGCAAACAGAGACCGGAGTTTGACATTGCTAGAAATGTGCTGGAATTGATTTATGGACAATCCCTGACCTGGCTGGGTGTCTTCTTTGCCCCACTCCTCCTTGCTGTTCTAATCCTCAAGTTGTTGCTCTTGTTTTATATAAAGGAAGCCAGTTTGAAGAGAAATTGCCAGTCTCCCAATAAACCCTGGCATGCATCCCACATGGATACCGTCTTAATCACCTTGTTGTGCTTCCCTACATTCCTGGGTGCCTCCATATTCCTCTCCTACACCATATGGGCAGTAAAACCCTCAGAGATGTGTGGACCCTTTCAAATTTTTGAGACCATCTATGATTCTGGGAAGACATGGATAGTGGATCTAGAGCAATCTTGCCCAAATCTTACCTGGTTTACCTGGATCCAGCAACATCTAATCCAAAatagtttctttttgtttttaatttctggAATTTTGCTAGCTGTGATCTACCTCAATATTCAAGTGGTGAAGGGTCAACGAAGAATTATCACCCTACAGATGATACTTGATGGTTGA